A region from the Lysobacter antibioticus genome encodes:
- the wecB gene encoding non-hydrolyzing UDP-N-acetylglucosamine 2-epimerase, protein MHPLAEHIGLVDRPNARKRHQGHIPVIGGLCFFAGLLAGAVYLGLADRYALSLLGSAALIVVVGAIDDAKDLSVRSRLFVQVLATGLMITGSGLYLNDVGNVFGTGPIRLGLLGIPLTVIGVVGLINAFNMLDGIDGLAGSLALVSIAAILLFDRAGLLSQGALPLLPVLFAALIPYLFVNLGGWRGRKIFMGDAGSMLLGYVLAWSLIYMNQRGTPRIHAAAVLWCVALPVIDTLAVMYRRVRQGRSPFKPDRQHLHYMLLDSGRSPRATLLILIAAACALTALGYSLRGAGLGLNLLLFFGLLGGYTTATTHGWKPQPAPAWQPESETALAPSTLAEASTLSFGRNELFGDDNALAPALASTAAMPQSAYRIKTLCVFGTRPEAIKMAPLALLLAGDPRFEARVCVTGQHRQMLDQVLTLFDIQPDYDLAIMKPGQDLTDVTTAILTGMKRVLTELKPDVVLVHGDTSTTMATTLAAYYQQIPVAHVEAGLRTGNLYSPWPEEANRKLTGALAAIHFAPTESSSDNLRAEGIPTDRIEITGNTVIDALKQVVQRIERTPALRAELSAQFSFLRPERRVVLVTGHRRESFGGGFERICHALRDIALRHPDVDIVYPVHLNPQVREPVNRLLSDMPQIHLIEPLDYLPFVYLMNAAHIILTDSGGIQEEAPSLGKPVLVMRDTTERPEAVGAGTVKLVGTDRKAIADGITALLDDPAAYQAMSIAHNPYGDGKACQRIVEALAGLKTTASQLAA, encoded by the coding sequence ATGCATCCCTTGGCCGAACACATCGGCCTGGTCGACCGGCCCAATGCGCGCAAGCGGCATCAGGGGCATATCCCGGTCATCGGCGGCCTGTGTTTCTTCGCCGGCCTGCTCGCCGGCGCGGTCTATCTCGGTCTGGCCGATCGCTATGCGCTCTCGCTGCTCGGCAGCGCCGCGCTGATCGTGGTGGTCGGCGCGATCGACGACGCCAAGGACCTCAGCGTTCGCTCGCGCCTGTTCGTGCAGGTTCTGGCGACCGGCCTGATGATCACCGGCAGCGGCCTCTACCTCAACGACGTCGGCAACGTCTTCGGCACCGGTCCGATCCGCCTCGGTCTCCTCGGCATTCCGCTGACCGTGATCGGCGTAGTCGGCTTGATCAATGCCTTCAACATGCTCGACGGCATCGACGGCCTGGCCGGCAGTCTGGCCCTGGTCAGCATCGCCGCGATCCTGCTGTTCGATCGCGCCGGCCTACTCTCGCAAGGCGCCCTGCCTTTGCTGCCGGTGCTGTTCGCGGCCTTGATTCCTTACCTGTTCGTCAACCTCGGCGGCTGGCGCGGGCGCAAGATCTTCATGGGCGACGCCGGCAGCATGCTGCTGGGCTACGTGCTCGCCTGGAGCCTGATCTACATGAACCAGCGCGGCACCCCGCGCATCCACGCTGCCGCCGTGCTGTGGTGCGTGGCCCTGCCGGTGATCGACACCCTGGCGGTGATGTACCGCCGCGTGCGCCAGGGGCGCTCGCCGTTCAAACCCGATCGCCAGCACCTGCATTACATGCTGCTCGACTCCGGCCGTTCGCCGCGCGCCACCTTGCTGATCCTGATCGCCGCCGCCTGCGCCCTGACCGCACTGGGTTACTCCTTGCGCGGTGCCGGCCTCGGCCTGAACCTGCTGCTGTTCTTCGGCCTGCTCGGCGGCTACACCACCGCGACCACGCACGGCTGGAAGCCGCAGCCTGCGCCGGCCTGGCAGCCCGAAAGCGAAACCGCATTGGCGCCGTCCACGCTCGCCGAGGCCTCGACCTTGAGTTTCGGCCGCAACGAGTTGTTCGGCGACGATAATGCCTTGGCGCCTGCGCTGGCCTCGACCGCGGCGATGCCGCAGTCGGCCTACCGCATCAAGACCCTGTGCGTGTTCGGCACGCGTCCTGAAGCCATCAAGATGGCGCCGCTGGCCTTGTTGCTCGCCGGCGACCCGCGCTTCGAGGCGCGCGTGTGCGTGACCGGCCAGCACCGGCAGATGCTCGATCAGGTCTTGACCCTGTTCGACATCCAGCCGGACTACGACCTGGCGATCATGAAGCCGGGCCAGGATCTCACCGACGTCACCACCGCGATCCTGACCGGCATGAAGCGCGTGCTGACCGAGCTCAAGCCCGACGTGGTGCTGGTACACGGCGACACGTCGACCACCATGGCCACGACCCTGGCCGCGTACTACCAGCAGATTCCGGTCGCCCACGTCGAAGCCGGCCTGCGCACCGGCAATCTGTACTCGCCGTGGCCGGAAGAAGCCAACCGCAAGCTCACCGGCGCCCTCGCCGCGATCCATTTCGCGCCGACCGAGTCGTCGAGCGACAACCTGCGCGCCGAAGGCATCCCGACCGACCGCATCGAGATCACCGGCAACACCGTGATCGACGCGCTCAAGCAAGTGGTGCAGCGCATCGAACGCACTCCGGCGTTGCGCGCCGAGTTGTCGGCGCAGTTCTCGTTCCTGCGCCCGGAGCGCCGCGTGGTGTTGGTCACCGGCCATCGCCGCGAAAGCTTCGGCGGCGGCTTCGAGCGCATCTGCCACGCTTTGCGCGACATCGCCCTGCGCCATCCGGACGTCGACATCGTCTATCCGGTGCACCTCAATCCGCAGGTGCGCGAGCCGGTCAACCGCCTGCTCAGCGACATGCCGCAGATCCACCTGATCGAGCCGCTGGACTATCTGCCCTTCGTCTATCTGATGAATGCCGCGCACATCATCCTGACCGACTCGGGCGGCATCCAGGAAGAAGCGCCGTCGCTCGGCAAGCCGGTGCTGGTCATGCGCGACACTACCGAGCGTCCGGAAGCGGTCGGCGCCGGCACGGTCAAGCTGGTCGGCACCGACCGCAAGGCGATCGCCGACGGCATCACCGCCCTGCTCGACGATCCCGCCGCGTACCAGGCCATGAGCATCGCCCATAACCCCTACGGCGACGGCAAGGCTTGCCAGCGCATCGTCGAAGCCCTGGCCGGCCTCAAGACCACGGCCTCGCAGTTGGCGGCCTGA
- a CDS encoding acyltransferase, whose product MNVSRLLKKSVVLSIIRIGWFIKPGLVTRLFTWFLRSEGAHIEGMPNYLSAKIWFDGTDYSLITLGEGCTISSNVRILTHDAAINTVAKELGIRFDKPEIRVKPVRIGRFSFIGTGSIIMPGADIGAGCIVAAGSVVRGKIAPLSIVMGSPAQVVGSVTDYLAKTYPHLLPSAVRETAHPHPEPELSSWRNRGNAH is encoded by the coding sequence ATGAACGTATCGCGCCTGCTCAAGAAATCCGTCGTGCTGTCGATCATCCGCATCGGCTGGTTCATCAAGCCCGGTCTGGTGACGCGCTTGTTCACCTGGTTCCTGCGTTCCGAAGGCGCGCATATCGAAGGCATGCCGAATTATCTTTCGGCCAAGATCTGGTTCGACGGCACCGACTATTCGCTGATCACCCTCGGCGAAGGCTGCACCATCTCCAGCAACGTGCGCATCCTGACCCACGACGCGGCGATCAACACCGTGGCCAAGGAGCTGGGCATCCGCTTCGACAAACCCGAGATCCGGGTCAAACCGGTGCGGATCGGCCGTTTCAGCTTCATCGGCACCGGCTCGATCATCATGCCGGGTGCCGACATCGGCGCCGGCTGCATCGTCGCCGCCGGCAGCGTGGTGCGCGGCAAGATCGCGCCGCTCAGCATCGTCATGGGCAGCCCGGCGCAGGTGGTCGGCTCGGTCACCGACTACCTGGCCAAGACCTACCCGCATCTGCTGCCGAGCGCCGTGCGCGAGACCGCGCATCCGCACCCCGAACCCGAACTCAGCTCCTGGCGCAACCGCGGCAACGCGCACTGA
- the wecC gene encoding UDP-N-acetyl-D-mannosamine dehydrogenase has product MSFETVSVIGLGYIGLPTAAAFAAARKRVIGVDINRHAVDTINRGEIHIVEPELDVAVRAAVTGGFLRASTQPEAADAFLIAVPTPFKGDHEPDLAYIEAAGKALAPVLKKGDLVVLESTSPVGATERLADWLAAARPDLSFPQQAGEQADVNVAYCPERVLPGHVMRELIENDRVIGGMTPRCSERACELYKSFVRGECVVTNARTAEMCKLTENAFRDVNIAFANELSIICDKLGINVWDLVRLANRHPRVNILQPGPGVGGHCIAVDPWFIVDSAPEEARLIRTAREVNNGKPAWVMNKVEEAIEQAQADGKQGKDLTIAVFGLAFKPDIDDLRESPALDIAIELASRHPGRVLAVEPHISVLPDKLNSPNVILVDLPTASAQADIAVLLVDHKPFKELSMPAHLKIIDTKGIWT; this is encoded by the coding sequence ATGAGTTTCGAAACCGTCTCGGTCATCGGCCTTGGCTACATCGGATTGCCCACCGCCGCCGCGTTCGCCGCGGCGCGCAAGCGGGTGATCGGCGTCGACATCAACCGCCATGCCGTCGATACCATCAACCGGGGCGAAATCCACATCGTCGAACCGGAACTCGACGTCGCCGTGCGCGCGGCGGTCACCGGCGGCTTCCTGCGCGCTTCGACCCAGCCCGAGGCCGCCGATGCCTTCCTGATCGCCGTGCCGACGCCGTTCAAGGGCGACCACGAGCCCGACTTGGCCTACATCGAAGCGGCCGGCAAGGCCTTGGCGCCGGTGCTCAAGAAGGGCGACCTGGTGGTGCTGGAATCGACCTCGCCGGTCGGCGCGACCGAGCGCCTGGCCGACTGGCTCGCCGCGGCGCGCCCGGACCTGAGCTTCCCGCAGCAGGCCGGCGAACAGGCCGACGTCAACGTCGCCTACTGCCCCGAGCGCGTGCTGCCGGGCCACGTCATGCGCGAGTTGATCGAGAACGACCGCGTCATCGGCGGCATGACACCGCGCTGTTCGGAACGCGCCTGCGAGCTGTACAAGAGCTTCGTGCGCGGCGAATGCGTGGTCACCAACGCCCGCACCGCGGAGATGTGCAAGCTCACCGAGAACGCCTTCCGCGACGTCAACATCGCCTTCGCCAACGAGTTGTCGATCATCTGCGACAAGCTCGGCATCAACGTCTGGGACCTGGTGCGCCTGGCCAACCGCCATCCGCGCGTCAACATCCTGCAGCCGGGTCCCGGCGTCGGCGGCCACTGCATCGCCGTCGACCCCTGGTTCATCGTCGACAGCGCGCCGGAAGAAGCGCGCCTGATCCGCACCGCGCGCGAGGTCAACAACGGCAAGCCGGCCTGGGTGATGAACAAGGTCGAGGAAGCGATCGAGCAGGCGCAGGCCGACGGCAAACAGGGCAAGGACCTGACCATCGCCGTGTTCGGCCTGGCCTTCAAGCCCGATATCGACGACCTGCGCGAAAGCCCGGCACTCGACATCGCCATCGAACTGGCCAGCCGCCACCCGGGCCGCGTGCTCGCGGTCGAGCCGCATATCTCGGTGCTGCCGGACAAGCTCAACTCGCCGAACGTGATCCTGGTGGATCTGCCGACCGCGAGCGCGCAGGCCGACATCGCCGTGCTGCTGGTCGATCACAAACCCTTCAAGGAGTTGTCGATGCCGGCGCACCTGAAGATCATCGACACCAAGGGCATCTGGACCTGA
- a CDS encoding oligosaccharide flippase family protein: MMRRLITTASLSALSAMASRGAVFAGILFTAHSLGPTAFGQFTLIQTTALLFTTFCALSLGQMATKIVAEAAATDPRRIATALTVSYGSALFASLLFAALLLALSYPLAVKVGGSNDLVAVYAASALLVLTGFLTAIQNGVALALHKVKEQALANLLSAPLVFLAIVLAALRRDIAWAIYGYIAAQIVIVLGQEHALRRYRREQGHRLSLRATERGDWTVLWKLGLPSSVSGLLTMPSIWLSMVMLSSSAGGATSLGNFSLGNQARSILMFGMGVVANATLPLLAAALARGDKHEANTALRHSILLLVTVTAAVAGLVAVAAPPLIHRFAPAYAGAIVPLQWLLLSTVAMAPTTILMRKATADGRPGVLFAGNAVFSAALLGASVLALRLHGGATGLAIAYVVATTAQLSTFALCNRGEFRKALPGNPQ, from the coding sequence ATGATGCGGCGACTGATCACCACGGCCAGCCTGTCGGCGTTGAGCGCCATGGCCTCGCGTGGCGCGGTGTTCGCCGGCATCCTGTTCACCGCGCACTCGCTGGGGCCTACCGCGTTCGGTCAGTTCACCCTGATCCAGACCACCGCGCTGTTGTTCACCACCTTCTGCGCGTTGAGCCTGGGCCAGATGGCGACCAAGATCGTCGCCGAGGCCGCGGCCACCGATCCGCGCCGCATCGCCACGGCGCTGACCGTGTCCTACGGTTCGGCGCTGTTCGCGTCTCTGCTGTTCGCGGCGCTGTTGTTGGCCTTGTCGTATCCGCTGGCGGTCAAGGTCGGCGGTTCCAACGATCTGGTCGCGGTGTATGCCGCCTCCGCGCTGTTGGTACTGACCGGCTTTCTCACCGCGATCCAGAACGGCGTCGCCCTGGCCTTGCACAAGGTCAAGGAACAGGCGCTGGCCAACCTGCTCAGCGCGCCGCTGGTGTTCCTGGCGATCGTGCTGGCGGCCTTGCGCCGCGACATCGCCTGGGCGATCTACGGCTACATCGCCGCGCAGATCGTGATCGTGCTCGGCCAGGAACATGCGCTGCGCCGCTACCGCCGCGAGCAAGGCCATCGCCTGTCGCTGCGCGCCACCGAACGAGGCGACTGGACCGTGCTGTGGAAGCTCGGCCTGCCCTCGTCGGTGTCGGGCCTGCTGACCATGCCGAGCATCTGGCTGTCGATGGTGATGCTGTCGAGCAGCGCCGGCGGCGCCACCAGCCTCGGCAACTTCTCGCTCGGCAACCAGGCGCGTTCGATCCTGATGTTCGGCATGGGCGTGGTCGCCAACGCCACCCTGCCGCTGCTGGCGGCGGCGCTGGCCCGTGGCGACAAGCACGAGGCCAACACCGCCTTGCGTCATTCGATCCTGCTGCTGGTCACGGTCACCGCCGCGGTCGCCGGCCTGGTCGCGGTGGCGGCGCCGCCCTTGATCCATCGCTTCGCCCCGGCCTACGCCGGCGCGATCGTGCCCTTGCAATGGCTGTTGCTGTCGACCGTGGCGATGGCGCCGACCACCATCCTGATGCGCAAAGCCACCGCCGACGGTCGGCCCGGCGTGCTGTTCGCCGGCAATGCGGTGTTCTCCGCCGCCCTGCTCGGCGCCAGCGTGCTGGCCCTGCGCCTGCACGGCGGCGCCACCGGCCTGGCGATCGCCTACGTCGTCGCCACGACCGCCCAGTTGTCGACCTTCGCATTGTGCAACCGCGGCGAGTTCCGCAAAGCGCTGCCTGGAAACCCCCAATGA